DNA sequence from the Caldisalinibacter kiritimatiensis genome:
TTAATGCACCAAAAAAGCTAGAACGACATGTTAATGTCATTCTAGCTAATTTCTAACCTTTTTTAATTCATCTAAAAGTTTGTCATTTAAGATTTTGATGTGTGTACCCTTCATTCCTAATGACCTAGATTCAATTAATCCTGCACTTTCAAATTTTCTTAAAGCGTTAACAATAACAGAACGTGTTATACCAACTCTATCTGCTATTTTACTAGCAACTAATAGTCCTTCATTTCCATCTAATTCATTGAATATATGTTCAACTGCTTCTAATTCTGAATAGGACAATGTTCCTATAGCCATTTGAACTACTGCTTTTTTTCTCGCTTCTTCTTCTATCTCTTCACTTTTTGCTCTTAGAATTTCCATGCCTACTACTGTTGCACTATATTCTGCTAAAATTAAGTCTTCCTCCGAAAATTCTCTCCCAAATCTCGCTAATACCAATGTTCCTAGTCTAGAACTTCCACTGTTAATAGGTATGATCATAGTAATTTTATTTGGATAGTCACATTTAGAAACTTGGTCAAATACACACTCACTTATTTCTCTAACATTTTCTTTAGTCTCAGTTATCTTTAATAATTCATCGTTGTATTCCTTTGGAAATCTTCTTTCTTTTACTACTTCATTTTCAATAATACTACATTCGAAGCCTTGTGATAAAGCAAATCCCAGAACCTTACCTTTTCTGCTTGCTATATAAACATTTGCTTCTAAAACCTCACTTAAAGTCTTTGTAACTTCTGAAAACGAAACAGGTTTTGTACCTGTATTCTGTAATAATCTATTCAATCTTCTAGTCTTTTGCAATAAACTTTCACCCATAGTAATCCTCCTTTGGTTTATAAAATATGTTTTTGTTCTTTTTTCTATTGCAGAGTGCTTTTATAATTCAGACGTTTTTTTCATGTAACCTTTACTATCCTCACATCCTATCGAGTGTTTCAAGACTTATAAACACATTTCCTAATATATTCTGTTACTGTACATTTGATAAATAAGTAATTTTTGCTATTTGTTTATAGCTTCTTCAGTAGCTGTAATTTTTATTCCTTTAGGTACAATACTTTTATTAGACTGAATATCTTACTAAATCCTTCAAATATAGGATTATTATACTTTAAATCAATGCTCCCGAAATTCCTTTTAGCATATGCTCACTCCCAACCACCGAATATAAATGATACTACATTTTTCAACTATATTCAATTATAATTTTGTTAAAATTTTATTTTTTCTTGTTTTTGTTACTTTTTTCGTGTTTTTTATTTTTTTATTACAGGATAAATATAAGTTTTTAAATGTTAATCAATATTTTTCTACTCTTTCTTCTGTTTTTTGAACCCACACTCTTTATTCATACACATTATTGTTTTTCCTTTTTTATTTGATTTTTCAACCAATAAACTACCACACTCAGGACATTTTTCGTTTATAGGTTTATACCAAGATACAAATTTACATTTCGGATAATTACTACAACCATAAAATTTCCTTCCCTTTTTCGAACGTCTTTCTACTATATCTCCACCGCATTCCGGACATTTAACTCCAATTTCTTTTATTAAAGGTTTAGTATTCTTACACTCTGGGTATCCTGGACACGCTAAGAATTTACCATATCTCCCATGTTTAATTACCATATTCCTACCACATTTTTCACATTTAACATCTGTTTCTTCTTCTTTTAATTCTACTTTGCTAATATTGTTTTCTGCAGTTTCCAGTGTTACTTTAAATTTATCATAGAAATCTCTTATAATCGTTTTCCATTCCATGTCTCCCGTTTCTACTTCATCAAGTTTTGATTCCATATAAGCAGTAAATTCCTCGCTGATAATATCTTTAAAATGCTCACTTAATAAATCTGTTACTACAAATCCTAACTCTGTAGGTTTTAAAGATTTATTCTCTATTATTACATAACCTCTATTTATAATAGTGCTTATTGTAGGAGCATAAGTACTAGGTCTTCCTATACCAAGTTCTTCTAACGTTTTTACCAAGCTAGCCTCTGTATATCTAGATGGTGGCTGTGTAAAATGTTGTTTAGGCTCAGTATTAATTAGCTTAACTGTCTCTCCCTTACTTAAATTTGGTATGTTTATATCCTTTTCCTTATTTTTAATAGTATATACCTTCATAAATCCATCAAAAGCTAGTTTAGACCCACTAGCTTTGAAAATTGTATTACCAGCTTTGGTTTTCAAAGAAAGGGTTTCATATAAAGCTGGACTCATTTGGCTAGCAACAAATCTTTCCCAAATCAGTTTATATAATTTATATTGATCTTTCTTTAAAGAATCTTTTATTTTTTCTGGATGTCTTAAAACTGAAGTAGGTCTTATAGCTTCGTGGGCATCCTGAACGTCTTTTTTTCCTTTTTTAAATTGTCTCCCACCAGAAGAATATTCTTCACCATAGCTTTCAACTATAAAATCATTAACATTTTTCATTGCTTCCTTTGATATCCTAACAGAGTCTGTTCTGATATAAGTAATTAAACCAACTGTCCCTTCTCCTTTTATATCTATTCCTTCATATAACTGCTGGGCTATCATCATAGTCTTCTTAGTAGAAAATCCTAATCTTTTGTTTGCATCCTGTTGTAAATTACTTGTAGTATATGGTGGATACGGATTTCTCTTTTTTGTACCTTTTTTTACCTCATCTACAATAAATTCAGATTTTTTTATTTGTTTAATAATCTTGTCTACACTTTGTTTATCCTTTAGCTTTATTTTCTTTTCTTTACCATTATTAAGTTCTCCATAAAAACTAGCCTCAAATTTATTTTTATCCTTTTTTAACTGTACATTTAAACTCCAATATTCTTCTGGTTTAAAGTTTTCTATTTCTCTTTCTCTCTTACATATTAATTTTGTAGCAACCGATTGTACCCTACCTGCACTTAAACCTTTTCTTACCTTTCTCCATAATAAAGGACTTATTTTATAACCAACTAACCTATCTAATATTCTTCTAGCTTGTTGTGCATCTACTAAGTCTTTATCTATCTTTCTAGGTTTTTTAATAGCATTTTTAATAGCATTTTTAGTTATTTCATTAAACTCAATTCTAAAGTTTTCACTTTCATCTAAGCCTAAAATATGAGCTAAATGCCATGAAATAGCTTCCCCTTCTCTATCTGGGTCAGTCGCTAAATAAATTTTTTCAACATTTTTAGCTTCTTTTTTTAATTCTTTTAATACTGGTCCTTTTCCTCTTA
Encoded proteins:
- the topA gene encoding type I DNA topoisomerase; the protein is MAKSLVIVESPAKAKTIGKFLGKNYKVKASVGHVRDLPKSKLGIDIENDFEPRYITIRGKGPVLKELKKEAKNVEKIYLATDPDREGEAISWHLAHILGLDESENFRIEFNEITKNAIKNAIKKPRKIDKDLVDAQQARRILDRLVGYKISPLLWRKVRKGLSAGRVQSVATKLICKREREIENFKPEEYWSLNVQLKKDKNKFEASFYGELNNGKEKKIKLKDKQSVDKIIKQIKKSEFIVDEVKKGTKKRNPYPPYTTSNLQQDANKRLGFSTKKTMMIAQQLYEGIDIKGEGTVGLITYIRTDSVRISKEAMKNVNDFIVESYGEEYSSGGRQFKKGKKDVQDAHEAIRPTSVLRHPEKIKDSLKKDQYKLYKLIWERFVASQMSPALYETLSLKTKAGNTIFKASGSKLAFDGFMKVYTIKNKEKDINIPNLSKGETVKLINTEPKQHFTQPPSRYTEASLVKTLEELGIGRPSTYAPTISTIINRGYVIIENKSLKPTELGFVVTDLLSEHFKDIISEEFTAYMESKLDEVETGDMEWKTIIRDFYDKFKVTLETAENNISKVELKEEETDVKCEKCGRNMVIKHGRYGKFLACPGYPECKNTKPLIKEIGVKCPECGGDIVERRSKKGRKFYGCSNYPKCKFVSWYKPINEKCPECGSLLVEKSNKKGKTIMCMNKECGFKKQKKE
- the codY gene encoding GTP-sensing pleiotropic transcriptional regulator CodY; this encodes MGESLLQKTRRLNRLLQNTGTKPVSFSEVTKTLSEVLEANVYIASRKGKVLGFALSQGFECSIIENEVVKERRFPKEYNDELLKITETKENVREISECVFDQVSKCDYPNKITMIIPINSGSSRLGTLVLARFGREFSEEDLILAEYSATVVGMEILRAKSEEIEEEARKKAVVQMAIGTLSYSELEAVEHIFNELDGNEGLLVASKIADRVGITRSVIVNALRKFESAGLIESRSLGMKGTHIKILNDKLLDELKKVRN